One window of Agromyces rhizosphaerae genomic DNA carries:
- a CDS encoding oxygenase MpaB family protein → MTIEDTNAPTRRAEREWLDALPTPTLQKAATPFIAVGSAANIIMQLSWPAVGYGVKDSKVESALFRDPERRRRTTVGLLAVAVFGNAEERAAFRRATNRSHAQVRSPEGAEPAYNAFDPELQRWVAACLYIGFEDAYEAVWGGLDDATRAAMYAESVVLGGMLQMPAEMWPDDRAAFQNYWEDGLERAHIDDSVRAYLTSVMRLEYLPKPPRRAIVRLRELITAGSLPPQLREQMHLPWTEKHARKFRRFSRTVAWVIRRMPERRRAALFTNVLDDVRLRMAEGRPLFE, encoded by the coding sequence ATGACGATCGAAGACACGAACGCGCCGACACGGCGCGCCGAGCGCGAGTGGCTCGACGCACTCCCCACGCCGACGCTGCAGAAGGCGGCGACGCCGTTCATCGCCGTCGGCAGCGCGGCGAACATCATCATGCAGCTGTCGTGGCCGGCGGTCGGGTACGGCGTGAAGGACAGCAAGGTCGAGTCCGCCCTCTTCCGCGACCCCGAGCGGCGGCGGCGCACGACCGTCGGGTTGCTCGCGGTCGCGGTGTTCGGCAACGCCGAGGAGCGCGCCGCGTTCCGCCGCGCGACGAACCGCTCGCACGCCCAGGTGCGCTCCCCCGAGGGCGCCGAGCCCGCCTACAACGCCTTCGACCCCGAACTGCAGCGCTGGGTCGCCGCGTGCCTCTACATCGGATTCGAGGACGCCTACGAGGCCGTGTGGGGCGGGCTCGACGACGCCACCCGCGCCGCGATGTACGCCGAGAGCGTGGTGCTCGGCGGCATGCTGCAGATGCCCGCCGAGATGTGGCCCGACGACCGAGCGGCCTTCCAGAATTACTGGGAGGACGGCCTCGAGCGCGCGCACATCGACGACTCGGTGCGCGCCTACCTCACCAGCGTGATGCGCCTGGAGTACCTGCCGAAGCCGCCGCGGCGCGCGATCGTGCGGTTGCGCGAGCTGATCACGGCCGGAAGCCTCCCCCCGCAGCTCCGCGAGCAGATGCACCTGCCCTGGACCGAGAAGCACGCCCGGAAGTTCCGCCGCTTCTCGCGCACGGTCGCCTGGGTGATCCGACGGATGCCCGAGCGGCGACGCGCCGCCCTGTTCACCAACGTGCTCGACGACGTGAGGCTCCGCATGGCCGAAGGGCGCCCGCTCTTCGAGTGA
- a CDS encoding excinuclease ABC subunit UvrA has product MHSADSHDLIRVQGAREHNLKDVSVELPKRRLTVFTGVSGSGKSSLVFGTIAAESQRMINETYSAFVQGFMPTLARPDVDVLEGLTTAIIVDQERMGANARSTVGTATDANAMLRILFSRLGQPHVGSPQAFSFNVASVSGAGAVTFEKGGQTTKERRSFSVTGGMCPRCEGMGQVNDIDLAQLYDDAKSLAEGALTIPGYKADGWNVRLYSESGFLDPDKPIRDYTKRELNDFLYKEPTKVKFSNINMTYEGLIPRVQKSFLSKDREAMQPHIRAFVDRAVTFTTCPDCGGTRLSEAARSSKIDGVSIADACAMQISDLAAWVRGLDEPSVGPLLASLREILDSFVEIGLGYLSLDRPTGTLSGGESQRTKMIRHLGSSLTDITYVFDEPTIGLHPHDIQRMNELLIRLRDKGNTVLVVEHKPEAIAIADHVVDLGPGAGAAGGEVVYEGTIDGLRASGTRTGRHLDDRASVKQSVREATGALEVRGADEHNLRAVDVDIPLGVLVVLTGVAGSGKSSLVHGSVAGRDGVVTIDQTAIRGSRRSNPATYTGLLEPIRKAFAKANGVKPALFSANSEGACPTCKGAGVIYTDLGVMAGVETVCEECEGRRFQAAVLEYRLGGRDISEVLEMPVEEALAFFAEGEARIPVAHRILERLADVGLGYLSLGQPLTTLSGGERQRLKLATQMGEPGDVYVLDEPTTGLHLADVEQLLGLLDRLVDGGKSVIVIEHHQAVMAHADWIIDLGPGAGHDGGTVVFEGTPADLVAARSTVTGEHLAAYVGA; this is encoded by the coding sequence ATGCACAGCGCCGACAGCCACGACCTCATCCGCGTGCAGGGTGCGCGCGAGCACAACCTGAAGGACGTGAGCGTCGAGCTGCCGAAGCGCCGGCTCACGGTGTTCACGGGCGTCTCGGGCTCGGGCAAGAGCTCGCTGGTGTTCGGCACCATCGCGGCCGAGTCGCAGCGCATGATCAACGAGACCTACAGTGCGTTCGTGCAGGGGTTCATGCCGACGCTCGCCCGCCCCGACGTCGACGTGCTCGAGGGGCTGACCACCGCGATCATCGTCGACCAGGAGCGCATGGGCGCGAACGCGCGCTCGACGGTCGGCACCGCGACCGACGCGAACGCGATGCTGCGCATCCTCTTCAGCCGGCTCGGTCAGCCGCACGTCGGCTCGCCGCAGGCGTTCTCGTTCAACGTGGCCTCCGTCTCGGGCGCCGGCGCCGTCACCTTCGAGAAGGGCGGGCAGACGACCAAGGAGCGCCGCAGCTTCTCCGTCACGGGCGGCATGTGCCCGCGCTGCGAGGGCATGGGGCAGGTTAACGACATCGACCTCGCGCAGCTGTACGACGACGCGAAATCGCTCGCCGAGGGCGCCCTCACGATCCCCGGGTACAAGGCCGACGGGTGGAACGTGCGCCTCTACTCCGAGTCGGGGTTCCTCGACCCCGACAAGCCGATCCGCGACTACACCAAGCGGGAGCTGAACGACTTCCTGTACAAGGAACCCACGAAGGTGAAGTTCAGCAACATCAACATGACCTACGAGGGGCTCATCCCCCGCGTGCAGAAGTCGTTCCTGTCGAAGGACCGCGAGGCGATGCAGCCGCACATCCGCGCCTTCGTCGACCGGGCCGTGACGTTCACGACGTGCCCCGACTGCGGCGGCACCAGGCTCAGCGAGGCGGCGCGCTCGTCGAAGATCGACGGCGTCAGCATCGCCGACGCGTGCGCCATGCAGATCAGCGACCTCGCCGCATGGGTGCGCGGGCTCGACGAGCCGTCGGTCGGCCCGCTGCTCGCGTCGCTCCGCGAGATCCTCGACTCGTTCGTCGAGATCGGGCTCGGATACCTCAGCCTCGACCGGCCGACCGGCACGCTGTCGGGCGGCGAATCGCAGCGCACCAAGATGATCCGCCATCTCGGCTCGTCGCTCACCGACATCACGTACGTCTTCGACGAGCCGACGATCGGGCTGCACCCGCACGACATCCAGCGCATGAACGAGCTGCTGATCCGTCTGCGCGACAAGGGCAACACCGTGCTCGTCGTCGAGCACAAGCCCGAGGCGATCGCGATCGCCGACCACGTCGTCGACCTCGGCCCGGGGGCCGGTGCGGCGGGCGGCGAGGTCGTCTACGAGGGCACGATCGACGGGCTCCGCGCGAGCGGCACGCGCACCGGCCGACACCTCGACGACCGGGCATCCGTCAAGCAGTCGGTGCGCGAGGCCACGGGTGCGCTCGAGGTGCGCGGCGCCGACGAGCACAACCTGCGCGCGGTCGACGTGGACATCCCGCTCGGGGTGCTCGTGGTGCTCACGGGCGTCGCGGGCTCCGGCAAGAGCTCCCTCGTGCACGGCTCGGTCGCCGGCCGCGACGGCGTCGTGACGATCGACCAGACCGCGATCCGCGGGTCACGCCGCAGCAACCCGGCGACCTACACCGGGCTGCTCGAGCCGATCCGCAAGGCGTTCGCGAAGGCCAACGGGGTGAAGCCGGCGCTGTTCAGCGCGAATTCCGAGGGCGCATGCCCCACCTGCAAGGGTGCCGGCGTCATCTACACCGACCTCGGCGTGATGGCCGGCGTCGAGACCGTGTGCGAGGAGTGCGAGGGCCGTCGCTTCCAGGCCGCGGTGCTCGAGTACCGGCTGGGCGGCCGCGACATCAGCGAGGTGCTCGAGATGCCGGTCGAGGAGGCGCTCGCCTTCTTCGCCGAGGGCGAGGCGCGCATCCCCGTGGCCCACCGGATCCTCGAGCGGCTCGCCGACGTCGGGCTCGGCTACCTCAGCCTCGGCCAGCCACTCACCACGCTCTCGGGCGGCGAGCGGCAGCGCCTGAAGCTCGCCACGCAGATGGGCGAGCCCGGCGACGTCTACGTGCTCGACGAGCCGACGACGGGGCTGCACCTCGCCGACGTCGAGCAGTTGCTGGGGCTGCTCGACCGCCTCGTCGACGGCGGCAAGTCGGTCATCGTGATCGAGCACCACCAGGCCGTCATGGCGCACGCCGACTGGATCATCGACCTCGGTCCGGGCGCCGGGCACGACGGCGGCACGGTCGTCTTCGAGGGCACCCCGGCCGACCTGGTCGCCGCCCGATCGACGGTGACCGGCGAGCACCTCGCCGCGTACGTGGGGGCCTGA
- a CDS encoding aminotransferase class I/II-fold pyridoxal phosphate-dependent enzyme — MALSNRARRARDASEPMMTFFTRVANAAGPDAVDLTFGNPHEMALPGLVDAIREQVEPRTVDWFAYQNSRPEAQEAIADGLRAELGLDFEPADIAMTQGAFGAIELAFAALADAGDEVVIPLPGWFCYAPMLRATDLVPVEAPLDPETFDLDIEAIARAITPRTRIVVVNSPANPTGRVYPKATWDALAEVLDTASAAHGRRIWLLSDEPYRRIRFDGIGFASPAGSYPWTLIDYSYGKVLLAPGQRLGYLAVAPLVPAVERAELRESLGSLQLAIGWGWPDSIMQRAVPALEQVSIDMTELTRRRDRVYGALTDAGYTITRPEGTFYLWGRAPGGDGDAFFDALVERGVYVFPGSQFDQPHHFRITLTATMDMLERAIPHFVELAQPEG, encoded by the coding sequence ATGGCCCTGTCGAACCGCGCGAGGCGCGCCCGCGACGCCTCCGAGCCGATGATGACCTTCTTCACCCGGGTGGCGAACGCTGCCGGGCCCGACGCGGTCGACCTCACCTTCGGCAACCCCCACGAGATGGCGCTGCCGGGCCTCGTCGACGCGATCCGCGAGCAGGTCGAGCCCCGCACGGTCGACTGGTTCGCCTACCAGAACAGCCGGCCCGAGGCGCAGGAGGCGATCGCCGACGGGCTGCGCGCGGAGCTCGGGCTCGACTTCGAGCCCGCCGACATCGCGATGACCCAGGGTGCGTTCGGCGCGATCGAGCTGGCGTTCGCGGCGCTGGCGGATGCGGGCGACGAGGTGGTCATCCCGCTGCCGGGCTGGTTCTGCTACGCGCCCATGCTGCGCGCCACCGATCTCGTGCCCGTCGAGGCGCCGCTCGATCCCGAGACGTTCGACCTCGACATCGAGGCGATCGCGCGGGCGATCACGCCGCGCACGCGCATCGTCGTCGTGAACTCCCCTGCCAACCCGACGGGCCGCGTGTACCCGAAGGCGACGTGGGACGCGCTCGCCGAGGTGCTCGACACGGCGTCGGCCGCGCACGGGCGCCGCATCTGGCTGCTGTCGGACGAGCCCTACCGCCGCATCCGCTTCGACGGCATCGGCTTCGCGAGCCCCGCGGGTTCGTACCCCTGGACCCTCATCGACTACAGCTACGGCAAGGTGCTGCTCGCACCCGGCCAGCGGCTCGGGTACCTCGCCGTCGCACCGCTCGTGCCGGCCGTCGAGCGGGCCGAGCTGCGCGAGTCGCTCGGATCGCTCCAGCTCGCGATCGGCTGGGGGTGGCCCGATTCGATCATGCAGCGCGCGGTGCCGGCGCTCGAGCAGGTGTCGATCGACATGACCGAACTCACCCGGCGCCGCGACCGCGTGTACGGCGCCCTCACCGACGCCGGGTACACGATCACCCGGCCCGAGGGCACGTTCTATCTCTGGGGGCGCGCGCCCGGCGGCGACGGCGACGCGTTCTTCGACGCGCTCGTCGAGCGAGGGGTGTACGTCTTCCCCGGGTCGCAGTTCGACCAGCCGCACCACTTCCGCATCACGCTCACCGCGACGATGGACATGCTCGAGCGGGCGATCCCGCACTTCGTCGAGCTCGCGCAGCCCGAGGGCTAG
- a CDS encoding HAD family hydrolase, whose product MLVATDLDGTLVPDAGDVVPDYTAGVLRRFDEAGIPVVFVTGRPLRRMDGFWPHVGAHGLAVVSNGAVTFDVAERRIVSLSGIEPAPGLALVDDIAAAVPGSWFAVECDDGVRLDPDYVQTYTSGPVPRGPLPEVWDRTAVKLLVRHPEVEPVELQERVSDAVGERATVTWSVSGLVEISAAGVTKASALATLCERLGVPAADVTAFGDMPNDLAMLGWAGTAVAVADAHESVLAAADRVAPPCREEGVARVLEELLDRA is encoded by the coding sequence ATGCTCGTAGCGACCGACCTCGACGGCACCCTGGTGCCGGACGCCGGCGACGTCGTTCCCGACTACACGGCGGGCGTGCTGCGTCGGTTCGACGAGGCCGGCATCCCGGTGGTGTTCGTGACCGGGCGGCCGCTGCGCCGCATGGACGGATTCTGGCCGCACGTCGGCGCGCACGGGCTCGCGGTCGTGTCGAACGGTGCGGTCACGTTCGACGTTGCCGAGCGTCGCATCGTGTCGCTGTCGGGCATCGAGCCGGCCCCGGGCCTCGCGCTCGTCGACGACATCGCCGCCGCCGTTCCCGGCTCGTGGTTCGCGGTCGAATGCGACGACGGCGTGCGGCTCGACCCCGACTACGTGCAGACCTACACGTCCGGCCCGGTGCCGCGCGGCCCCCTGCCCGAGGTGTGGGATCGCACGGCGGTGAAGCTGCTCGTGCGGCATCCGGAGGTGGAGCCCGTCGAACTGCAGGAGCGGGTGTCGGATGCCGTCGGCGAGCGCGCGACCGTGACCTGGTCGGTCTCGGGCCTCGTCGAGATCAGCGCCGCCGGGGTCACCAAGGCGAGCGCCCTCGCCACGCTCTGCGAGCGACTCGGCGTGCCCGCGGCCGACGTCACCGCGTTCGGCGACATGCCCAACGACCTGGCGATGCTCGGCTGGGCGGGCACTGCCGTCGCCGTCGCCGACGCGCACGAGAGCGTGCTCGCTGCAGCCGACCGGGTGGCGCCGCCGTGCCGCGAGGAGGGCGTGGCGCGGGTGCTCGAGGAGCTGCTCGACCGGGCCTGA
- a CDS encoding SRPBCC family protein, whose amino-acid sequence MTIAFESTRRIAVSPSEVWAMLTDWSRAHEWMPGIDELVPDRPTEVGTVLSFTAQERERSSTITTLQENRRLVLHSEASVVIADYEYTLVPIGDVATEITLVARVEVRGAMRPFAKRIRTSIAEADRVQLDRLATLITD is encoded by the coding sequence ATGACGATCGCCTTCGAATCGACGAGACGCATCGCCGTCTCACCGTCCGAGGTGTGGGCGATGCTCACCGACTGGTCGCGCGCGCACGAGTGGATGCCGGGCATCGACGAACTCGTGCCCGACCGGCCGACCGAGGTCGGGACCGTGCTGTCGTTCACCGCGCAGGAGCGGGAGCGCTCCTCGACCATCACGACGCTGCAGGAGAACCGACGCCTCGTGCTGCACAGCGAGGCGTCGGTCGTGATCGCCGACTACGAGTACACGCTCGTGCCCATCGGCGACGTGGCGACCGAGATCACGCTCGTCGCGCGCGTCGAGGTGCGCGGTGCCATGCGGCCGTTCGCGAAGCGCATCCGCACGTCGATCGCGGAGGCCGACCGGGTGCAGCTCGACCGCCTCGCCACGCTGATCACCGACTGA
- a CDS encoding squalene cyclase — MATDAALLDWLLDSDPALRWRVERDLAGAPPEVWEATRARVATEGFGAELLGHQDLDGQWAGGAYFPAGFFGSPEADEPGQPWVATTWSLKDLREFGVDASLLDGTAERLAANSRWEYEDLPYWGGEVDVCINSFTLANGAWLGVDMSALARWFVDHRLADGGWNCQAEEGDSVRSSFHSTLNALRGMLAYERITGDASTREARHGGEEYLLTRRLMFRESTGEQVAPFVTEFLYPNRWRYSALAALDYFRDAAELQGRAPDPRMSDAIDSVRAARQPDGTWLQAKRLAGRTWFDIDVPEGEPSKWLTLIGTRVLDWWDAATP; from the coding sequence ATGGCGACGGATGCGGCCCTGCTCGACTGGCTCCTCGACTCCGACCCCGCCCTACGCTGGCGGGTCGAGCGCGATCTCGCGGGCGCGCCCCCCGAGGTGTGGGAGGCGACGCGGGCGAGGGTGGCGACCGAGGGGTTCGGGGCAGAGCTGCTGGGCCACCAGGACCTCGATGGTCAGTGGGCCGGCGGCGCGTACTTCCCCGCCGGCTTCTTCGGCAGCCCGGAGGCCGACGAGCCGGGGCAGCCGTGGGTCGCGACCACCTGGTCGCTGAAGGACCTGCGCGAGTTCGGCGTCGACGCGTCGCTGCTCGACGGCACCGCCGAGCGGCTCGCGGCGAACAGCCGGTGGGAGTACGAGGACCTGCCGTACTGGGGCGGCGAGGTCGACGTGTGCATCAACTCCTTCACGCTCGCGAACGGCGCCTGGCTGGGCGTCGACATGTCTGCGCTCGCTCGCTGGTTCGTCGACCACCGCCTCGCCGACGGCGGCTGGAACTGCCAGGCGGAGGAGGGCGACTCGGTGCGCTCGTCGTTCCACTCCACGTTGAATGCCCTGCGCGGCATGCTCGCGTACGAGCGCATCACCGGCGACGCGTCGACGCGCGAGGCGCGGCACGGCGGCGAGGAGTACCTGCTGACCCGGCGGCTGATGTTCCGCGAGTCCACGGGCGAGCAGGTCGCGCCGTTCGTCACCGAGTTCCTGTACCCGAACCGGTGGCGGTACAGCGCGCTGGCCGCGCTCGACTACTTCCGCGATGCCGCCGAGCTGCAGGGGCGGGCACCCGACCCGCGCATGTCGGATGCCATCGACTCGGTGCGCGCCGCCCGGCAGCCCGACGGCACGTGGCTGCAGGCCAAGCGCCTGGCGGGTCGCACGTGGTTCGACATCGACGTGCCCGAGGGCGAGCCCTCGAAGTGGCTCACGCTCATCGGCACGCGCGTGCTCGACTGGTGGGACGCGGCAACCCCTTAG
- a CDS encoding YciI family protein gives MQYMLLLTSAPDAGPQPGSPEEAAEMGEWFAYDDMLKEAGVYVGGEALQPVDTATTVRVRDGGTVVTDGPFAETKEYLGGYYVIDVDDLDAAISYAEKVPNIGYGSVEIRAIFDVTAFAG, from the coding sequence ATGCAGTACATGCTCCTGCTCACCAGCGCTCCCGACGCCGGCCCGCAGCCCGGCAGCCCCGAGGAGGCGGCCGAGATGGGCGAGTGGTTCGCCTATGACGACATGCTCAAGGAGGCCGGCGTCTACGTCGGCGGCGAGGCGCTGCAGCCGGTCGACACCGCGACCACCGTGCGCGTGCGCGACGGCGGCACGGTCGTGACCGACGGCCCGTTCGCCGAGACGAAGGAGTACCTGGGCGGGTACTACGTGATCGACGTCGACGACCTCGACGCCGCCATCTCGTACGCCGAGAAGGTGCCGAACATCGGGTACGGGTCGGTCGAGATCCGCGCGATCTTCGACGTGACGGCGTTCGCCGGCTAA
- a CDS encoding mechanosensitive ion channel family protein yields MLDWEPWLGFGLSIVVALIIALAAIVVVAVVARGIAARNPAAGALIRGIRHPFRVLVVIVALWIATVVVRIPEVDWRQGLWHLMLIATIAAGAWFVNALLSFAFERVIGRYDIDVADNRLARRVRTQLTIVRRLLYVLVWVIAVASILLTFDGVRAVGASLLASAGLASIVAGLAAQSTLANIFAGVQLAFTDAIRVDDVVIVEGEWGKIEEITLTYVVVHIWDDRRLVLPSTYFTTTPFENWTRRSSELLGAIEFDLDWRVSPGEMRRHLDDVLGRTELWDGRASVLQVTDAVNGYVRIRILVTAVDAPTLYDLRCFVREEMVEWFLARDVAALPVTRVQMVEEPMRADREHRANETGHLFSGSPEAEERAHQMTGAVTLPSAEQSGHGTDAPEGAVYVDGERVER; encoded by the coding sequence GTGCTCGATTGGGAACCTTGGCTCGGCTTCGGGCTGTCCATCGTCGTCGCGCTGATCATCGCGCTCGCGGCCATCGTCGTCGTGGCGGTGGTGGCCCGTGGAATCGCCGCGCGCAATCCGGCCGCGGGGGCGCTCATCAGGGGCATCCGCCACCCGTTCCGCGTACTCGTCGTCATCGTCGCGCTCTGGATCGCGACGGTCGTCGTGCGCATCCCCGAGGTCGACTGGCGGCAGGGGCTCTGGCACCTCATGCTCATCGCCACGATCGCGGCGGGCGCGTGGTTCGTGAACGCGCTGCTGTCGTTCGCGTTCGAGCGCGTGATCGGCCGCTACGACATCGACGTGGCCGACAACCGGCTCGCCCGCCGGGTGCGCACGCAGCTCACGATCGTGCGGCGCCTGCTCTACGTGCTCGTCTGGGTGATCGCGGTCGCGTCGATCCTGCTCACCTTCGACGGCGTCCGCGCCGTGGGCGCGAGCCTGCTCGCATCCGCCGGCCTCGCCTCGATCGTCGCCGGCCTCGCCGCCCAGTCGACGCTCGCGAACATCTTCGCCGGCGTGCAGCTCGCCTTCACCGATGCGATCCGCGTCGACGACGTGGTCATCGTCGAGGGCGAGTGGGGCAAGATCGAGGAGATCACGCTGACCTATGTGGTCGTGCACATCTGGGACGACCGCCGGCTGGTGCTGCCGTCGACGTACTTCACGACCACCCCGTTCGAGAACTGGACGAGGCGGTCGAGCGAGCTGCTCGGCGCCATCGAGTTCGACCTCGACTGGAGGGTCTCCCCCGGCGAGATGCGGCGGCACCTCGACGACGTGCTCGGTCGCACCGAACTCTGGGACGGCCGCGCGTCGGTGCTGCAGGTGACGGATGCCGTGAACGGCTACGTGCGCATCCGCATCCTGGTCACCGCGGTCGACGCCCCGACGCTCTACGACCTGCGGTGCTTCGTGCGCGAGGAGATGGTCGAGTGGTTCCTCGCCCGCGATGTGGCCGCGCTGCCGGTCACGCGCGTGCAGATGGTGGAGGAACCGATGCGCGCCGACCGCGAGCACCGCGCGAACGAGACCGGGCATCTCTTCTCGGGCTCGCCCGAGGCGGAGGAGCGGGCGCACCAGATGACCGGCGCGGTGACGCTGCCGAGCGCCGAGCAGTCAGGGCACGGCACGGATGCCCCGGAAGGCGCCGTCTACGTCGACGGGGAGCGCGTCGAGCGCTGA
- a CDS encoding RNA polymerase sigma factor, protein MPADVAEVFGTQWPRLVATLRADLGDLDLAEDAAQHAFAMATERWPVDGTPDSPGAWLVTVARRWAIDQARRDLRWARRVDDVRAALELPQRERGAITDDLLAMIFGCCHRALDEPARVALTLRYVVGLPTADIARSFLVAEATMAKRLVRAKKKIAAAKIPFEVPEREHLADSLHDVLKVVYVVFTQGHASPTGELIRGDLCDEARWLAGTLCDLMPDEPETWGLAALLAFTDARRPARLDADGEIVLLSDQDRSLWSADALDEGRRLFQRALRSRRVGPYALQAAIAAAHAEAPTFEDTDWATIRRLYAVLGTLEPSPVVTLNEAVAAFLAEGGDAGLEMLEPVASDLEQYHYFHLARADMLAQTGRADAAREAFDRALETCDSEAERRAIRRVAAERLAGPSA, encoded by the coding sequence GTGCCCGCCGACGTCGCCGAGGTGTTCGGCACGCAGTGGCCGCGCCTGGTCGCGACCCTGCGTGCCGACCTCGGCGACCTCGACCTCGCGGAGGACGCGGCGCAGCACGCGTTCGCCATGGCCACCGAGCGCTGGCCGGTCGACGGCACGCCCGACTCCCCCGGCGCGTGGCTCGTGACGGTCGCCCGCCGCTGGGCGATCGACCAGGCGCGCCGCGACCTGCGCTGGGCCCGCAGGGTCGACGACGTGCGCGCGGCGCTCGAGCTGCCGCAACGCGAGCGCGGCGCGATCACCGACGACCTGCTCGCGATGATCTTCGGATGCTGCCATCGGGCGCTCGACGAGCCCGCGCGCGTCGCGCTGACCCTGCGCTACGTGGTCGGCCTGCCGACGGCCGACATCGCGAGGTCGTTCCTCGTGGCCGAGGCGACCATGGCGAAGCGCCTGGTGCGCGCGAAGAAGAAGATCGCGGCCGCGAAGATCCCGTTCGAGGTGCCCGAGCGCGAGCACCTCGCCGATTCGCTGCACGACGTGCTGAAGGTCGTCTACGTCGTGTTCACGCAGGGGCACGCCTCGCCGACCGGCGAGCTGATCCGCGGCGACCTGTGCGACGAGGCCCGCTGGCTCGCCGGCACGCTCTGCGACCTCATGCCCGACGAACCCGAGACCTGGGGGCTCGCCGCCCTGCTCGCGTTCACCGACGCGCGCCGGCCCGCACGGCTCGACGCCGACGGCGAGATCGTGCTGCTCAGCGACCAGGACCGGTCGCTGTGGAGCGCCGACGCCCTCGACGAGGGGCGGCGTCTGTTCCAGCGCGCGCTGCGGTCGCGCCGGGTCGGACCGTACGCCCTCCAGGCGGCCATCGCCGCCGCGCACGCGGAAGCGCCCACCTTCGAGGACACCGACTGGGCGACCATCCGCAGGTTGTATGCCGTGCTCGGCACGCTCGAGCCGTCACCGGTCGTGACGCTCAACGAGGCGGTCGCCGCATTCCTCGCCGAGGGCGGCGATGCGGGGCTCGAGATGCTCGAGCCCGTGGCATCCGACCTCGAGCAGTACCACTACTTCCACCTGGCCCGCGCCGACATGCTCGCGCAGACTGGGCGAGCGGATGCCGCGCGCGAGGCGTTCGACCGCGCACTCGAGACCTGCGACAGCGAGGCCGAACGACGCGCGATCCGGCGCGTCGCCGCCGAGCGGCTCGCGGGCCCGAGCGCCTAA
- a CDS encoding MFS transporter: MTSTEGRPRSARLVIAVALVGFCGAWNAGNVGPVASVLAKDFDVSLAAVGVLSGTLFLGSMIVGLLFAARIGERVGVTRGIQIGCWAIAAGNLVFAVTPIFAGLAVGRVLPGLGFAVVNTLGAVWARQVGGARILGVFGGAIQLGIAGALLLGSGLNDLGIDWRVGFVVAALLAVAGALTVPGRHGTRVARPPRVKGFLGTAVRHLRVYRLALLFTALFGVPLILGSWLIEYLTTDGDVRAAIAGAISFLLFGLSATLRVVGGALLQRGVRHAWLTGALLLAAVGLGAIAFDPTTAVAFGGVVLLGSGVGIPYAAALSEAEDLFPDAPSEPLALLTLVSLVLPVIVIPIVGQSLEDSNGEFAFVALAVFLLLAMLANLKRAGAPLPVKPR; encoded by the coding sequence ATGACCTCGACCGAAGGACGGCCCCGCTCCGCGCGCCTCGTCATCGCGGTCGCGCTGGTCGGATTCTGCGGAGCGTGGAATGCGGGCAACGTCGGCCCCGTGGCATCCGTGCTGGCGAAGGACTTCGACGTCTCGCTCGCCGCGGTCGGCGTGCTCTCGGGCACCCTGTTCCTCGGGTCGATGATCGTCGGCCTGCTGTTCGCCGCGCGCATCGGGGAGCGCGTCGGCGTCACCCGCGGCATCCAGATCGGCTGCTGGGCCATCGCCGCGGGCAACCTCGTCTTCGCGGTCACGCCGATCTTCGCCGGACTCGCCGTCGGTCGCGTGCTGCCCGGCCTCGGTTTCGCAGTGGTCAACACGCTCGGCGCGGTCTGGGCGCGCCAGGTCGGCGGCGCGCGCATCCTCGGGGTGTTCGGCGGGGCGATCCAGCTCGGCATCGCGGGCGCGCTGCTGCTGGGCAGCGGGCTGAACGACCTCGGCATCGACTGGCGCGTGGGCTTCGTCGTCGCCGCGCTGCTCGCGGTCGCGGGCGCACTGACCGTTCCGGGCCGGCACGGCACGCGCGTGGCACGACCCCCGCGCGTGAAGGGCTTCCTGGGCACGGCGGTGCGCCACCTCCGGGTCTATCGGCTCGCGCTGCTGTTCACCGCGCTGTTCGGGGTGCCGCTGATCCTCGGGTCGTGGCTCATCGAGTACCTGACCACCGACGGCGACGTGCGCGCCGCGATCGCCGGCGCCATCTCGTTCCTGCTGTTCGGGCTCTCCGCCACCCTGCGCGTCGTCGGCGGCGCACTGCTGCAACGCGGCGTCCGGCACGCCTGGCTCACGGGCGCACTGCTGCTGGCCGCCGTCGGACTCGGCGCGATCGCCTTCGACCCGACGACCGCCGTCGCGTTCGGCGGCGTCGTGCTCCTCGGCTCGGGTGTCGGCATCCCCTATGCCGCAGCGCTCTCGGAGGCGGAGGATCTGTTCCCGGATGCCCCGAGCGAGCCGCTCGCCCTGCTCACCCTCGTCTCGCTGGTGCTGCCCGTCATCGTGATCCCGATCGTGGGGCAGTCGCTCGAGGACAGCAACGGGGAGTTCGCCTTCGTCGCCCTCGCGGTGTTCCTGCTCCTCGCAATGCTGGCGAACCTCAAGCGCGCCGGCGCGCCGCTGCCGGTGAAGCCCCGCTGA